GTGGCGCCTTTGTTTGGTGCTGTTTTGCTGTTATGGGCGATTGCATCTGCATCTGTAGGTGCGGAATCGTTGTCTGACGGCGTATATGCAGTGGAGTACGAGCTGCTGCAAGGTGATTCGGACTCGGTGTCGATTGCGAATGATTATTTTGAAAAGCCGGGGCTACTGAAGGTGGATGGCGGCAAGCAAGTTTTGCAGTTGACGTTGAATCATAGCAAATGGGTTAAAGAGTTACAGGTACATAGCGATGATGGTTTTGCGGATGCGAAGGTCGTTGCGGAGGATGAAGAGGCGGATACGCGTGTCATTGAACTGAATGTGGACGGCAAG
The sequence above is drawn from the Sporosarcina luteola genome and encodes:
- a CDS encoding NEAT domain-containing protein produces the protein MRRRVAPLFGAVLLLWAIASASVGAESLSDGVYAVEYELLQGDSDSVSIANDYFEKPGLLKVDGGKQVLQLTLNHSKWVKELQVHSDDGFADAKVVAEDEEADTRVIELNVDGKLAEPFPVKMHVVIDELEIPYDHAYTVRVAVDADSLEETDQEWIDSVSTGSTIWFWLATVFVIAVGIFAAMRMFRSNRSNK